Proteins from one Desulfonema limicola genomic window:
- a CDS encoding PAS domain-containing sensor histidine kinase: MNYFFNSFWFIILILLTSIQAYANDTSSLCLVWQNNVWAVLLFFILITGVVLAWIKWRIRYIESDRKKLEKQVAAQTSELVMSELALRESERAMQTLVSSLPGMAYRCINNPERTMLFVSKGSYELTGYRPDSIINNKETAYSSLIHYEDLNPVNLNIQEALKEHRPFELIYRIIDRTGLEKWAYEQGQAVYNENREVVAIEGLISDITERKLANEKLKQAKEDAEMANRFKSEFIANMSHEIRTPMNSILGFSELLLDKIDDPQHKIYLQNIQNSGKALLLLIDEIIDLSKIEAGKMKINPEPVNIREIIDGLELIFIKKIQDKGLGWKTDISNDLPYTMLLDETRVRQILINLVENAVKFTQKGHIYLSAYCILPSFQPSRQENGLNDNDISRKIDLVFEIEDTGIGIPENQQKAVFKSFRQQEGQKTKKYGGTGLGLTISKKLAELMNGQVFVESEVGKGSIFKVVFSDVEVVKELNILNTFEISKSNQTAGFKVPESDNHKQAENNISDKEKNRLAELIQLLDHELIPEWEEVKDVFFIDEITEFALKTNKIARDYNIDFLIDYSQRLYDHSQSVNLEDMEKMINEFMVYINRIKSMAN, translated from the coding sequence TTGAATTATTTTTTTAACAGCTTTTGGTTTATAATCCTGATCCTTTTAACATCAATTCAGGCTTATGCCAATGACACCAGCAGTTTATGCCTTGTATGGCAAAATAATGTATGGGCTGTCCTTTTATTTTTTATATTGATAACAGGGGTGGTTCTGGCCTGGATTAAATGGCGGATCCGTTACATTGAGTCAGACCGGAAAAAACTGGAAAAACAGGTAGCTGCACAGACAAGCGAACTTGTCATGTCAGAGCTTGCTTTAAGAGAAAGCGAGCGTGCAATGCAGACACTTGTGAGCAGTCTTCCAGGTATGGCTTACCGGTGCATTAACAATCCTGAGCGGACAATGCTGTTTGTCAGTAAAGGCTCTTATGAGCTTACAGGATATAGACCTGATTCTATAATCAATAATAAAGAAACTGCCTACTCTTCCCTGATTCATTATGAGGATTTAAACCCTGTAAATTTAAATATTCAGGAAGCATTAAAAGAACACCGGCCTTTTGAACTGATATATCGTATTATTGACAGGACTGGTCTTGAAAAATGGGCTTATGAACAGGGGCAGGCTGTTTATAATGAAAACAGAGAAGTTGTAGCAATAGAGGGACTTATCAGTGATATTACAGAAAGAAAGCTTGCTAATGAAAAATTAAAACAAGCAAAAGAAGATGCTGAAATGGCAAACCGCTTTAAAAGCGAGTTTATAGCCAATATGAGCCATGAAATCCGTACACCCATGAACTCCATTTTAGGTTTCAGCGAGCTGCTGCTGGATAAAATTGATGATCCTCAGCATAAAATCTATCTGCAAAATATTCAAAACAGCGGAAAAGCCCTGCTTTTATTGATAGATGAAATTATTGATCTTTCAAAGATTGAAGCTGGAAAAATGAAAATCAATCCTGAACCAGTAAATATCAGGGAAATCATAGATGGGCTTGAATTAATTTTTATTAAAAAAATTCAAGACAAAGGGCTTGGCTGGAAAACCGATATAAGTAATGATCTGCCTTATACAATGCTTCTTGATGAAACAAGGGTAAGGCAGATTTTAATCAATCTCGTGGAAAATGCCGTAAAATTTACCCAGAAAGGACATATTTATCTTTCTGCATACTGCATATTGCCGTCTTTTCAACCCTCCAGGCAGGAAAATGGGTTAAATGATAATGATATTTCCCGTAAAATTGATCTTGTTTTTGAAATTGAAGATACAGGGATCGGCATTCCTGAAAACCAGCAAAAGGCTGTTTTTAAAAGTTTCAGGCAGCAGGAAGGCCAGAAAACAAAAAAATACGGCGGTACCGGCCTGGGCTTGACCATAAGTAAAAAACTGGCAGAATTGATGAACGGCCAGGTATTTGTTGAGAGTGAAGTTGGCAAAGGAAGTATTTTCAAGGTTGTGTTTTCAGATGTTGAAGTAGTTAAAGAATTGAATATTTTAAATACTTTTGAAATATCAAAGTCAAACCAGACAGCAGGATTTAAAGTTCCTGAAAGCGATAATCATAAACAGGCTGAAAATAATATTTCTGATAAAGAAAAGAACAGGCTGGCAGAACTTATTCAATTATTAGACCATGAATTAATACCAGAATGGGAAGAGGTGAAAGATGTGTTTTTTATTGATGAAATTACCGAGTTTGCTTTAAAAACAAATAAGATTGCCAGGGATTACAATATTGATTTTTTAATAGATTACAGCCAGAGGCTGTATGATCATTCACAATCTGTAAATCTTGAAGATATGGAAAAAATGATTAATGAGTTTATGGTTTATATAAATCGAATTAAGTCTATGGCCAATTAA
- the mtnA gene encoding S-methyl-5-thioribose-1-phosphate isomerase: protein MTGKEMRPIWLDEDLKTVKVIDQRRLPHELIIADLNNLDDIIMAIKEMYVRGAPLIGAAAAYGVYLICLDTQNLDKSDEYLNYECTRLKNARPTAVNLVWAVDRMLSKILQVKKESRIITARTEAENIVEFEAENCRKIGEYGLSLISEISEKKEGKTVNLLTHCNAGWLACIEWGTATAPMYAAHRAGIDIHVWVDETRPLNQGARLTAWELGKAGIKHTVITDNAGGHLMQHHMVDMVITGTDRTTYTGDVANKIGTYLKALAAKDNNIPFYVALPSTTFDWTLRDGIKQIPIEVRDPDEISYIQGKVDGKIKSVLITPEDSPAGNYAFDVTPARLITGFITERGICRASEDDIKNLFPEKSL from the coding sequence ATGACTGGTAAAGAGATGCGCCCAATATGGCTGGATGAGGACTTAAAGACAGTTAAGGTTATAGATCAGCGCAGGCTGCCCCATGAATTGATTATTGCTGATCTTAACAATCTTGACGATATTATCATGGCAATCAAAGAAATGTATGTCAGGGGTGCTCCTTTGATTGGAGCAGCCGCAGCATATGGAGTATATCTGATCTGCCTTGATACCCAAAACCTTGATAAATCTGATGAATATTTAAATTATGAATGCACCCGTTTGAAAAATGCCAGGCCGACAGCAGTTAATCTTGTCTGGGCTGTTGACCGTATGCTTTCTAAGATTTTACAGGTTAAAAAAGAATCCAGAATTATTACAGCAAGAACAGAAGCTGAAAATATTGTTGAATTTGAAGCTGAAAATTGCAGAAAAATAGGTGAATACGGCCTTTCGCTGATTTCTGAAATCAGCGAAAAAAAAGAAGGTAAAACCGTTAATCTTTTGACTCACTGCAATGCAGGATGGCTGGCCTGCATTGAATGGGGAACAGCAACAGCACCCATGTATGCAGCCCACAGGGCAGGCATTGATATTCATGTCTGGGTTGATGAAACACGCCCCCTGAACCAGGGGGCAAGACTGACTGCCTGGGAACTTGGTAAAGCAGGGATCAAACATACTGTTATTACGGATAATGCAGGGGGACACCTTATGCAGCACCATATGGTTGATATGGTAATAACCGGAACCGACCGCACCACATATACAGGAGATGTGGCAAACAAGATTGGCACCTACCTTAAAGCACTGGCGGCAAAGGACAATAATATACCTTTTTATGTAGCCCTGCCTTCAACAACCTTTGACTGGACATTAAGAGACGGGATAAAACAAATACCCATAGAGGTGCGTGATCCTGATGAGATTTCATATATTCAGGGAAAAGTTGATGGAAAGATTAAAAGCGTGCTTATTACTCCAGAGGATAGTCCTGCTGGAAATTATGCTTTTGATGTTACACCTGCAAGACTTATAACAGGATTTATAACAGAACGCGGTATATGCAGAGCTTCAGAAGATGATATAAAAAATCTGTTTCCTGAAAAATCACTATGA
- a CDS encoding Crp/Fnr family transcriptional regulator — MLKNTPLFSDISDDELKILQKVAVLKTFPKNTILFSEGDPSDSFYVVNKGKVNVGINDEEGREIILSMLGPGEYFGEMALLDGEPRCAFVMTKEKTQLFIISKKDFQTMLISNPEIMFNLLKGLQKRLREANRKIESLALMNVFGRVARLLTQLAGSKEEEIVITDKLTHQDIANMVGASREMVSRVLKDLANKGYISILKKRITIHKKLPYDW; from the coding sequence ATGTTAAAAAATACCCCTCTTTTTTCAGATATCAGTGATGATGAATTAAAGATATTGCAAAAGGTTGCTGTTTTAAAAACCTTTCCTAAAAATACTATTTTATTTAGTGAAGGTGATCCCTCGGATTCTTTTTATGTAGTCAATAAAGGCAAGGTAAATGTAGGAATTAATGATGAAGAAGGCAGGGAAATCATTCTTTCCATGCTTGGTCCCGGGGAATATTTTGGTGAAATGGCATTGCTGGACGGTGAACCAAGATGCGCTTTTGTTATGACCAAAGAAAAGACCCAGTTATTTATAATCTCAAAAAAGGATTTCCAGACCATGCTGATTTCAAATCCTGAGATTATGTTTAATCTTTTAAAAGGTCTTCAAAAAAGGCTTAGGGAAGCTAATAGAAAGATAGAAAGCCTGGCTTTAATGAACGTATTTGGCAGGGTTGCCAGGCTGCTGACTCAACTTGCAGGTTCAAAAGAAGAAGAAATTGTTATTACAGATAAACTTACTCACCAGGATATTGCCAATATGGTAGGTGCATCCAGAGAAATGGTCAGCCGGGTATTAAAAGACCTTGCAAACAAAGGATATATTTCTATTTTAAAAAAACGGATTACCATACATAAAAAACTTCCTTATGACTGGTAA
- a CDS encoding MogA/MoaB family molybdenum cofactor biosynthesis protein has protein sequence MGINEHRKNAIKSVAIGIITLSSTRNLENDLSGQWIYEKAAQEGHNVICHKVILDHKETISKTILDIIEKQRPHALLMNGGTGVSPKDVTIEAVKPFFEKELTGFGSIFAQLSFEQIKSAAVLSRAAAGIIQNTIVFCMPGSLKAVKLACEQLIFPDLGHLVNHLWEDA, from the coding sequence ATGGGCATAAACGAACATAGAAAAAATGCAATAAAATCAGTTGCAATTGGTATTATAACCCTTTCAAGCACCAGAAATCTGGAAAATGATCTGAGCGGACAGTGGATTTATGAAAAAGCAGCACAGGAAGGGCATAATGTAATATGCCATAAAGTGATTTTAGATCATAAAGAAACTATATCAAAAACAATTCTGGATATTATTGAAAAACAAAGACCTCATGCACTGCTGATGAACGGAGGCACAGGAGTCAGTCCAAAGGATGTTACCATAGAAGCTGTAAAACCTTTTTTTGAAAAGGAATTAACAGGATTTGGCTCTATTTTTGCACAATTAAGTTTTGAGCAGATAAAGTCGGCTGCTGTATTGTCTCGTGCAGCAGCCGGTATCATACAAAACACTATTGTATTTTGTATGCCCGGCAGCCTTAAAGCTGTGAAACTGGCATGTGAACAACTGATCTTTCCTGACCTGGGGCATCTAGTAAATCATCTTTGGGAAGATGCTTGA
- the pyrR gene encoding bifunctional pyr operon transcriptional regulator/uracil phosphoribosyltransferase PyrR has product MDKTHNILNAQEIDRILTRMAYSIIEIHKGTEKLALIGIQTRGVHIAKRIQTKIMGIEGVEIPTGHMDITLYRDDWTQIGHHPIVQATNIPFSVEGKNIVLVDDVLFTGRTIRAAMDALIDFGRPDRIELAVLVDRGHRELPIQADYAGKFVETRHSETVNVMLKECDNLDQVTIKQE; this is encoded by the coding sequence ATGGATAAAACTCACAATATTTTAAATGCCCAGGAAATAGACCGGATCCTTACCCGAATGGCTTATAGTATTATTGAGATTCATAAAGGTACTGAAAAACTTGCTCTTATTGGGATTCAAACACGGGGAGTCCATATTGCCAAACGTATTCAAACAAAAATTATGGGTATTGAAGGTGTTGAAATTCCCACAGGCCATATGGATATAACCCTTTACAGGGATGACTGGACACAGATTGGACACCATCCTATAGTCCAGGCAACAAATATTCCCTTTTCTGTTGAAGGAAAGAACATTGTTCTTGTTGATGATGTTTTATTTACCGGCAGAACCATAAGGGCTGCAATGGATGCACTTATAGATTTTGGAAGACCTGACCGCATAGAACTGGCTGTACTGGTGGACAGGGGGCACAGGGAGCTGCCTATTCAGGCTGATTATGCTGGTAAATTTGTTGAAACCAGACATTCTGAAACTGTTAATGTGATGCTTAAAGAGTGTGATAATTTAGATCAAGTTACAATAAAACAGGAATAA
- a CDS encoding phosphatidylglycerophosphatase A gives MSKKEKIFVLIASAFGLGFSPVLPGTCGALLGVVIHVLIVLICPVQIQLPCLVFAFIFFCAANNILTPWAESYWESSDPGQFVLDEVAGYLFIPILFREGELWKVVLFGFILFRIFDIFKLIPPARLIDQELHGPWGILLDDLVSAGYAALFMYFIYWFGPDFLLEKS, from the coding sequence ATGAGTAAAAAAGAAAAAATATTTGTTTTAATTGCATCTGCTTTTGGTCTGGGATTTAGCCCTGTATTACCAGGAACATGCGGAGCATTGCTGGGTGTTGTCATACATGTTTTAATTGTATTGATCTGCCCTGTTCAGATTCAACTGCCCTGTCTTGTATTTGCGTTTATATTTTTTTGCGCTGCTAACAATATTCTTACTCCCTGGGCTGAATCTTACTGGGAAAGCAGTGATCCTGGTCAATTTGTTCTAGATGAAGTAGCTGGATACCTTTTTATACCTATTTTATTCAGGGAAGGTGAATTGTGGAAGGTTGTTTTGTTTGGATTTATTTTATTCAGGATTTTTGATATTTTTAAGCTGATACCTCCTGCCAGGCTTATTGACCAGGAACTGCACGGTCCCTGGGGGATTCTTTTAGATGACCTTGTAAGTGCTGGATATGCAGCATTGTTTATGTATTTTATATACTGGTTTGGACCTGATTTTCTTTTGGAAAAATCATGA
- a CDS encoding FadR/GntR family transcriptional regulator produces the protein MPKNPKMDKQTTFRAARQSRIFQDVVDQIQEAILTGEFKPGDMLPSERDMKEMFKTSRGTLREALRVLEQKGLIEIRLGVNGGAMVKASMTESLNESLGLMLRYRKISLNHLHEFRGDIEGIVTAKAAEKANKKDIENLKDILKQAKKHVENGIGQWQEFLNMDKKFHQAIANISANSIYIFIHNMIHDNIQPYYDKFLPPDDKRLKENYQDLCDILESIENKNIEKARDHAQKHIHRFNKYMTDQSLVVM, from the coding sequence GTGCCAAAAAATCCTAAAATGGATAAACAGACAACTTTTCGCGCAGCCAGGCAGAGCAGGATATTTCAAGATGTTGTTGACCAGATTCAGGAAGCAATTCTTACAGGAGAATTCAAACCAGGTGATATGCTGCCTTCAGAAAGAGATATGAAAGAAATGTTTAAAACCAGCAGGGGCACACTCAGGGAAGCTCTCAGGGTTTTGGAGCAGAAAGGATTGATTGAAATCAGGCTGGGGGTTAACGGCGGTGCAATGGTTAAGGCATCCATGACCGAGTCATTAAATGAAAGTCTTGGGCTTATGCTCAGATACAGAAAAATATCTTTAAATCATCTTCATGAATTCAGAGGAGATATAGAAGGAATTGTTACTGCCAAAGCTGCTGAAAAAGCAAATAAAAAAGATATTGAAAATTTAAAAGATATCCTGAAACAAGCAAAAAAACATGTTGAAAACGGTATTGGGCAATGGCAGGAATTCTTAAACATGGATAAAAAATTTCATCAGGCAATTGCAAATATTAGTGCAAATTCCATATATATATTTATACATAATATGATTCATGATAATATTCAGCCTTATTATGATAAATTTTTACCCCCAGATGATAAAAGATTAAAAGAAAACTACCAGGATCTATGTGATATTCTAGAATCAATAGAAAATAAAAATATAGAAAAGGCCAGAGACCACGCTCAAAAGCATATTCACAGGTTTAATAAATATATGACAGATCAAAGTCTGGTTGTCATGTAA
- a CDS encoding C40 family peptidase, which produces MKTQIFIKQSMFILILLILSGCGSALRYPNGFQYAPYKPDDSNQQVSIQEVLQNELKKWQGVPYKWGGNSKNGVDCSGLAVNVYKKLFGISLPRSTIYQVKAGTQVSKNKIKPGDLVFFISPKQARHVGIYLGNRKFIHASVSKKKVVISNIDQAYWRKTYWTSRRVISESL; this is translated from the coding sequence ATGAAAACTCAAATTTTTATAAAACAAAGTATGTTTATCCTGATTCTGCTGATTTTGAGCGGATGCGGATCAGCACTCAGATACCCTAACGGATTTCAGTATGCGCCTTATAAACCTGATGATTCTAATCAACAGGTTTCCATACAGGAAGTTTTGCAAAATGAGCTTAAAAAATGGCAGGGGGTTCCCTATAAATGGGGAGGAAACAGCAAAAATGGAGTTGACTGCTCCGGGCTTGCTGTTAATGTTTATAAAAAATTATTTGGCATATCCCTGCCCAGAAGCACTATTTACCAGGTGAAGGCTGGAACACAGGTATCAAAAAATAAGATTAAACCAGGAGACTTGGTTTTTTTTATTTCTCCCAAGCAGGCAAGACATGTAGGAATATATCTGGGAAACCGCAAATTTATCCATGCTTCAGTATCCAAAAAAAAGGTGGTAATTTCAAATATAGACCAGGCTTACTGGCGCAAAACATACTGGACTTCACGAAGGGTGATCTCTGAGAGTTTGTGA
- a CDS encoding KamA family radical SAM protein has protein sequence MKISASNNIKTFPDWKILLSSSIVTPEQLASCFPIPKEDISQVTARYPMRINPYYLSLIQKKDDPLWKQAVPDIAEIQDHQNIEDPLSEEDQSPVPNLIHRYPDRVILLVSTRCALFCRHCMRKRKVGNPFAVTDKTIDQGMEYIKKTPAVRDVILSGGDPFLLDDEKLQSILQEIHSISHVEIIRIHTRIPCTLPQRITPGLVQMLRQFHPLYINTHFNHPDEITPESSSACALLADAGIPLGCQTVLLKGVNDTPEIMKLLMKKLLSIRVKPYYIHQADFVQGTGHFHTSLETGLDIMKNLRGYMSGMGVPQYMIDLPGGCGKIPLLPEYIIKKSSGLWHIKTFDGKIVDYPVF, from the coding sequence TTGAAAATATCTGCATCAAATAATATCAAGACATTTCCTGACTGGAAGATACTACTTAGTTCCAGTATTGTAACGCCGGAGCAGCTTGCATCCTGTTTCCCAATTCCAAAGGAAGATATAAGTCAAGTAACAGCCCGTTACCCCATGCGGATTAATCCCTATTACCTGTCTCTTATACAAAAAAAAGATGATCCTCTCTGGAAGCAGGCTGTCCCTGATATAGCTGAAATACAGGATCATCAAAATATTGAAGATCCCCTTTCCGAAGAAGATCAATCTCCTGTTCCCAATCTTATTCACCGGTACCCTGACCGGGTTATTCTCCTGGTCAGTACCAGATGTGCCCTGTTTTGCCGTCACTGCATGAGAAAACGAAAGGTGGGAAACCCCTTTGCTGTTACTGATAAAACCATTGACCAGGGCATGGAATACATAAAAAAAACTCCTGCGGTAAGAGATGTTATCTTGTCAGGGGGAGATCCTTTTTTACTTGATGATGAAAAACTCCAGTCCATATTACAGGAAATTCATTCAATTTCTCATGTTGAGATTATCAGGATTCATACACGGATTCCATGCACTCTTCCACAAAGGATAACACCCGGACTTGTGCAGATGCTAAGGCAGTTTCATCCCCTTTATATAAATACCCATTTTAACCACCCTGATGAAATCACCCCTGAATCATCATCAGCCTGCGCTCTTTTAGCTGACGCAGGAATTCCCCTGGGATGTCAGACCGTTTTACTCAAAGGCGTTAACGATACACCTGAAATAATGAAGCTGCTTATGAAAAAACTGCTTTCCATAAGGGTAAAGCCCTATTACATTCATCAGGCTGATTTTGTCCAGGGAACAGGGCATTTTCACACCAGCCTGGAAACAGGACTGGATATAATGAAAAACCTAAGGGGATATATGTCAGGTATGGGTGTTCCCCAGTATATGATAGATCTGCCTGGAGGATGTGGAAAAATTCCCCTTTTACCTGAATATATTATAAAAAAATCATCTGGTCTATGGCACATAAAAACCTTTGACGGGAAGATTGTTGATTATCCTGTGTTTTAA
- the mpl gene encoding UDP-N-acetylmuramate:L-alanyl-gamma-D-glutamyl-meso-diaminopimelate ligase has product MDLSKNHIPDNVKNIHLTAICGTGMGALAGMLKEQGFNVSGSDQGVYPPMSDFLEQKGIKVISGFSGNNLSHKPGLVIVGNAVTKNNPEAQAMFDMGLNFCSMPQALNHFAAKNKKILLITGTHGKTTTSSILAWLLYRAGLDPGFFIGGILRDFNSNYALGKGEYIVIEGDEYDTAFFDKGPKFLHYNPFITVLTSIEFDHADIFKDIEHIKSAFDRLISGLPAQSVLIGFDNDKNVEELVKNRKCQVLKYGKNQDSLWILGDIKFESSGTVFEVLKNGNFYGRFQTGMLGEHNLFNALSVIAVADRLNISKKIIALALETFQGPKRRQEIRGIKNGITIIDDFAHHPTAVRETIKAVKPLCRKGRLIAVFEPRTNTSMRRIFQDVYPFVFDNADMVCIRKPSRLDKIPDNERFSSEKLVEDIKKQGKQGFHFEDTEGIIEFLQGEAKDGDVILIMSNGGFDNIHARLLEKL; this is encoded by the coding sequence ATGGATTTATCTAAAAACCATATTCCTGATAATGTAAAAAATATCCACCTTACAGCCATATGCGGAACAGGTATGGGTGCGCTTGCAGGAATGCTTAAAGAACAGGGATTTAATGTTTCAGGATCAGATCAGGGTGTTTATCCGCCCATGAGTGATTTTCTTGAGCAAAAAGGCATTAAAGTTATAAGCGGTTTCAGCGGAAACAACCTCAGTCATAAACCCGGCCTTGTTATAGTGGGAAATGCAGTAACAAAAAACAATCCTGAGGCCCAGGCCATGTTTGACATGGGTTTAAACTTCTGCTCCATGCCCCAGGCTTTAAACCATTTTGCTGCAAAAAACAAAAAAATACTTCTCATTACCGGAACCCACGGAAAAACAACAACATCCTCAATTTTAGCATGGCTCCTGTACAGGGCAGGTCTTGACCCAGGCTTTTTCATTGGCGGAATCCTGCGGGATTTTAACTCCAACTATGCACTGGGAAAAGGTGAATATATAGTTATAGAAGGTGATGAATACGATACTGCCTTTTTTGACAAAGGCCCGAAATTTCTCCATTACAATCCTTTTATCACGGTTCTTACAAGCATTGAGTTTGACCATGCAGATATATTTAAAGATATTGAGCATATAAAATCTGCATTTGACCGCCTGATTTCAGGTCTGCCGGCCCAAAGTGTTCTCATAGGTTTTGACAATGATAAAAACGTGGAAGAACTTGTAAAAAACAGAAAATGCCAGGTATTAAAATATGGAAAAAATCAAGATTCTCTCTGGATACTTGGAGATATAAAATTTGAATCTTCCGGCACTGTGTTTGAAGTGCTGAAAAACGGGAATTTTTATGGCAGATTTCAAACAGGGATGCTGGGAGAACACAATCTTTTTAATGCCCTGTCGGTTATTGCTGTTGCAGATAGATTAAATATTTCAAAAAAAATTATTGCACTTGCCCTGGAAACCTTCCAGGGACCCAAGCGCCGCCAGGAAATACGGGGTATTAAAAATGGAATAACAATAATTGACGATTTTGCCCATCACCCCACAGCAGTGCGGGAAACCATAAAAGCAGTTAAGCCTCTTTGCAGAAAAGGGCGGCTGATTGCAGTATTTGAACCCCGAACAAATACAAGTATGCGCCGGATATTCCAGGATGTTTATCCTTTTGTTTTTGACAATGCAGATATGGTATGTATCCGCAAACCCTCGCGGCTGGATAAAATCCCGGATAATGAAAGATTTTCATCTGAAAAACTGGTTGAGGATATAAAAAAACAGGGAAAACAAGGATTTCATTTTGAAGATACGGAAGGGATTATTGAGTTTCTGCAAGGGGAAGCAAAGGATGGAGATGTGATTTTAATCATGTCGAATGGTGGGTTTGACAATATTCATGCAAGGCTGCTGGAAAAATTATAA
- a CDS encoding CbbQ/NirQ/NorQ/GpvN family protein: protein MTDKLGSDIEDYQIKKEPYYLASGNEIELFEAAYSSRLPVMLKGPTGCGKTRFVEHMAYKLNRPLITIACHEDLFASDLIGRYLLKNDETVWEDGPLTRAVRMGAICYLDEVVEARKDTTVVIHPLTDNRRTLAIDKKGEVVPAHPDFVLVISYNPGYQSVLKDLKQSTRQRFTAMNFDYPEPEKEAEIVSQEGKIDLETAGRLVSLAEKIRNIREHGLTEGASTRLLIYAARLIGAGVSVYDSCISAVCLPLTDDARLQETLKDLINDIF, encoded by the coding sequence ATGACAGACAAACTCGGGTCTGATATTGAAGATTATCAGATAAAAAAAGAACCGTATTATCTCGCATCAGGAAATGAAATTGAATTATTTGAAGCAGCTTACTCCTCCAGGCTGCCTGTAATGCTGAAAGGTCCTACCGGATGCGGTAAAACAAGGTTTGTAGAGCATATGGCCTATAAACTCAACAGGCCATTGATTACAATAGCCTGTCATGAAGACCTTTTTGCTTCAGATCTTATTGGCCGCTATCTTTTAAAAAATGATGAAACTGTATGGGAAGACGGCCCTTTGACCCGTGCTGTCCGCATGGGAGCCATATGTTATCTTGATGAGGTTGTTGAAGCTAGGAAAGATACCACAGTAGTAATTCATCCTCTTACTGATAACAGGCGCACCCTTGCCATTGACAAAAAAGGCGAGGTTGTCCCGGCTCATCCTGATTTTGTGCTTGTTATCTCTTATAATCCAGGATACCAGTCTGTGCTTAAAGACTTAAAGCAAAGTACCCGCCAGCGTTTTACTGCCATGAATTTTGATTATCCTGAACCTGAAAAAGAGGCTGAGATTGTGTCTCAGGAAGGAAAAATTGACCTTGAAACAGCAGGCAGACTTGTATCCCTGGCAGAAAAGATCAGAAATATAAGAGAACACGGGCTTACTGAAGGAGCCAGTACACGTCTCCTGATTTATGCAGCACGGCTCATAGGAGCAGGTGTTTCAGTTTATGATTCATGTATATCTGCCGTGTGCCTTCCTCTTACTGATGATGCCAGGCTTCAGGAAACCTTGAAAGATCTGATTAATGATATTTTCTAA